Sequence from the Erythrobacter insulae genome:
CTCTCTGCATTGTTGGTCCATGCACGGCGGTATCAGCAATCCGGTCAATATGCCGCATGACCGCATTGATTGAGACCGAGGAACAGGCCCGCGATTATGTCCGGCGGATGGTTGATCAGGCTGCTTATGACCGCCTTGTACGGTTTTCAGAACTGCTGCTCGCTGAGAACCAGCGTCAAAATCTGATCAGCAAGCCATCCGAAGCGCAAATTTGGCAGCGTCATTTTGCCGATAGCGCCCAGCTATTAGAGCATGTTTCACGTGAAACACTTGGCAAAGGGTCAGATCCATGGCTCGATCTCGGCACGGGTGCCGGCCCACCTGGCCTCATAATCGCGGTACTCATGCCCGACATGCCCATGAAACTGGTGGAGTCGCGCGCGCGCCGCGTGGAATTCCTTCAGGCCTGCGTTGATGATTTGGGCTTGGAAAACTGCGAAGTCCTTGGCGATCGGTTGGAGCGTATTGCGCCGTTCCCTGCCAGTGTCATTTCGGCACGCGCATTCGCTCCGTTGGACAAGCTTCTGCACTTATCCGCACCCTTCTCCACAAAGGCAACGCGCTACCTCTTGCCCAAAGGCCGGTCAGCGGCGCACGAATTGAATCAGCAAAAAAGTTCGATTCGAAAGATGTTCCACGTGGAACAATCGTTGACCGATCGCGACGCAGGCATCATCGTAAGCGCCTGAGACTGCGATTTGCGCTCAAATTTGCGCATTACGGGTGAAAAAAGGTGAAGAATCCATGCTGACAATAGCAATTGCGAACCAAAAGGGCGGGGTGGGCAAAACCACCACTGCCATCAACATGGCTACCGCGATGGCTGCGACCGGATGGCGCACCATGCTTATCGATCTCGACCCGCAAGGCAATGCATCCACCGGTATGGGGGTCAGTTCAGCATCACGTGGGCTTTCGAGCTACGACCTGCTTGTCGATGAGACGCCGCTGGCCGATACTCTTGTCGGTACTACTATCCCCGGGTTGGACCTGGTCCCGGCCACACAGGATCTGAGCGGTGCGGAGGTCGAGCTGGTTTCTGTTGAAGAACGCACCGCGCGTTTGCGGCGTGCTTTGGAAAATCACACGGGCCACGATGTCTGCTTCATTGATTGCCCGCCATCGCTTGGGCTTTTGACGCTAAACGCGCTTTGCGCGGCTGATACCCTGCTGGTGCCGCTCCAATGCGAATTTTTCGCCTTGGAGGGGCTTAGCCAGTTGCTCCAAACGGTGGAACAGGTCCAGCAGCGCTTCAATCCTTCACTCGATATCATCGGTGTTGCGCTGACCATGTATGATCGCCGCAACCGTTTGACTGATCAGGTATCCGACGATGTCCGCGATTGCCTTGGCAATCTGGTGTTCGAAACCGTGATACCGCGCAATGTGCGCCTATCCGAAGCACCAAGTCACGGTTTACCAGCGCTCGTCTATGATCATTCCTGCACCGGTAGCCGGGCCTATATCGCTTTGGCCCGTGAATTGATCGGTCGCTTTCCGCCCGAAAGGAAAGCGGCATGAGCAAGAGCAGCGAACGAATCCGTTTTTCCGTCCCTCAGCGCAGCCAGGCGGATAAGAAGAAGAAACTTGGCAAGGGCCTTGGCGCATTATTGGGTGAGACCAAGCGCGAAGAGCCACTTGTGCGTAATGAGGTAACCGGGGAGCCGGTTGGCCAAGGTTTTGCGTCGGATTCGGCCCTTCAGGCGTTGCCAATAGCGTCGATTAAGCCGCTGCCGGGAAACCCGCGCAAACATTTCGATCAGGATGCTTTGGAAGAACTCGCCGCATCAATCGCGAAACGAGGGGTGATTCAGCCCATTATCGTGCGCCCGCGCGGGTCGGGGAAATATGAACTGGTTGCCGGTGAGCGGCGTTGGCGCGCTGCTCAAAAGGCCCGCCTGCACGAAATTCCCGCTTTGGTTCGGGAACTTGATGATCGCGAAGTGATGGCTCTGGCCCTTATTGAGAACCTTCAACGTGAAGACCTGAATCCGGTCGAGGAAGCGCGCGCTTATCAAAGGCTTGCCGATGATGAGGGCATGACGCAGGCTGAAATTGCCCGAATGGTCGAAAAATCACGCAGCCATGTCGCCAATACACAGCGTTTGCTCAATTTACCGGAAAATGTGCTTGATCTTGTCGAGGGCGGTAAGCTCTCCATGGGCCATGCCCGCGCATTGATCGGACATGACGATGCATCAACGCTCGCGGCAAAGGCTGTGAACGACAATCTTTCCGTTCGCCAGATTGAAAAGCTGGTCCGTCAAATGGCTCAGAAAGCCAGCCCAAATGGGGCAGGTGCGGTGCCCACTCCGCAAGGCGATCCGGCTGCGAACGCCGATATCGTGGCGGTCCAAAACCATCTGGAGGAGTTTTTGGGAATGCCGGTGCGGATTCAATCCGATGCGGACCCAAGAACCGGCTCTATTTCCATTCGGTATGCGTCGCTGGATCAACTTGATCTGGTTTGCCAACGTCTGACCGGCGGTGAGTTCTAGAAAGTTGTCTTTTCAGTAAGGCTCTGAATTCAATAGATTTAAGAGCTTACAAAGACAAAAAACAAGCCCCAGAAGTTGCGCAGTGCGACTTCCGGGGCTTTTGAATGGGTTACTGCTTGATCATTTTTACAGGACGCGGTGCAGGTGCAGGCGTCACGCGAACAGGTTGCTGTTTGATCATCTTGATCGGGCGCGGTGCGGGCGCTGGACGATCAATCTGACGCACCGCTCCGGGCACCTCGTAGGTTTCTTCGCGCACAGTCTCGCGCACAATTACGCGTTGTTGCTCCTCATAACGCACCGGCACATACACGATCTGCTGCGGCGGCGCGTAATTGTAAGAATAGCTGGGCGCATAGCCGTATTGCACCGGAGCTGCGTAGGCGGGGTATCCAAAAGAATAAACCGGCGCCTGGACTGCTGGTGCGGGGATCGCCCGTGTCGCAAAGCGGGGCTGTCCCTGGCCGTATTGCGATAGGTAGCTGTCGAGCGCAGCAGCGCAATCATACCGGTCGCCTTTTTTCCCGCCGCCAATCAACTGGCCAAGCAAGAGGCCGCCCAATGCGCCAACACCGCCGCCGATCAGGGTTCCACCAAGGCGTTCCCCCGCGCCGGCAACCCGGTTCCCGATGATCCCCCCGCTAATCGCGCCAAGGAGGCTGCCGATAATGCCGCCTTTTTCTTTTTCCCTGCGGCCGTCTGTGCGGCGTTCGCATTCCTGGATCCATTGATCGCGTTCGAACACAGCAGCACCGGGTGCCTGCGCGTAAGCATATGCCGGCGCAGAATCGTAATAGGTGCGTTCATCGTAGTATTGATCGCTCGGAGATGCTGAACCTTCGATCCGGCGAGTGCGGACAATTGTTTCGACCCCGTCCGGCCCGACAGATGTGTCACCGCCATCCTGCACCACCGGTCCCGACCGGTATTGCTCCGGCAGATTTGTGATATCTGCGTCGCTCAATTGCGCCAGTGCCGGGCTGGCCATGGTGAGCGCAGATGCGGAAAGCGCGATTGTAGAAAAGGTGCGGATCGTACGAGACATCAATAAATTCCCCTGAGTGAGCTACACGCGGTGGACGCGCGCAGGTAAACTTGGTTAGCCAAATGTTTACCACTCAGACCCGTCAATGCCCAAGCGCCCAATGGCGCCTTGTCTCGTTTCGGGGCGATTGGTGCCCGATTTTCAAAAGGGTCAGACCCGGCCGCTGAGCAGACTAGCCAGTTTTTCCAGTCCAATTGCGTCTTCCGCTGTAAATCGGCCCGGTTCCGGGCTGTCGAGATCGATCACAGCGATAGTCCTGCCATCGCGTAATACCGGCACAACCAATTCGGATCGGCTGGCCGCATCGCAGGCAATATGCCCGGGAAATGCATGGACATCATCGACCCGCTGGACCTTGCCAGATGATGCGGCGGCACCGCATACGCCTTTATCCATGGGGATGCGGATACAGGCCGGACGCCCGACAAACGGGCCGAGGATCAATTCATCCTGCCCCGTTTTGCCCGCACCGACACGGTAGAAACCTGCCCAGTTCAAATCGGGCAGGAATTCCCACATCAGCGCCGCGACATTGGCCATATTGGCCACAGCATCGGGTTCATCGCTGGTCAGTGCGTCTGCGGCATCGCACAATTGCCGGTATCTTTCGCCTGTCTCAAGGCTGTCATCGGGTTTGAAATCGTACATTCGGCTTCCTTGGGAGTGTTCGAGTGTTGCCGCAAGCGGTTTGCGGCTCTATTTCACCCCACATGGCTATTCTTCGCAAACTCGCAATCGCGCTTCTCGTCCTGACCTTGATCATCGGCGTGGCTCTGTTCTTTCTCACCCGCGGCGACACCGCCGAAATGTCCGTAGACGAAGTTGCCGGAACCGAGCCAATTCTCGCAGAACCTCAGGCTGAAGATTTTCCGACTGTACAGATTGCCAAACCGGTGGGCTGGGCCGACGGCGAATTGCCTGAACCCGGCGAAGGGCTGTCCGTCAATCGGTTTGCCGAGGGGCTTGAGCACCCGCGCGTTCTGTATGCGCTGCCCAATGGCGATGTCCTTGTTACGCTGACCCGCGCGCCGAAAACCGAAGGCGATGGCGAGGGGGGCATTATGGCGACCCTGCGCGGTTGGGTGGCATCGTATCTATTCAGCGAAGCGGGCGCGAGCGGCGAAAGCCCCAATCAAATTGTCCTTTTGCGCGATGAAGATGGCGATGGTGCTGCCGAAAAGCAGGTTGTGATCCGCGAAGAAGGCCTCGATTCGCCGTCTGGTATGAGCTGGCGCGATGGCACGCTGTATGTTGCCAACCATAACGCCGTGCTGGCGTTCGATTATGAACTGGGTAGCGAAACTGTCAGCGGAAAGGGGCTCAAGCTCATGGATTTGCCAGCAGGCGGCGGACACTGGATGCGCAACATGGAGATCCACCCAGAGAAAAACGTGCTGTATGTCGCAGTCGGATCAGTCAGCAATATCGGCGAAAGCGGAATGGCTGTCGAAGAAGGCCGCGCGATGATTTGGGAATACGATCTTGAATCAGGAAGTCCGCGGCAGTTCGCCGTCGGGTTGCGCAATCCGAACGGCCTCGATTTCAGCCCTTGGTCGGGCGAGCTTTGGACCACCGTGAATGAACGCGATATGCTGGGGTCGGACCTCGTGCCTGATTATCTTACCAATGTGCCGATCGGCGCGCAGTATGGTTGGCCATGGCTCTATTACAAAGAAAATATCGATCGCCGGGTAAAGACGCCTATGCCGGCATATCTTATGGAATATACTCGCAATCCTGAATTTGCGCTTGGCCCGCATGTCGCTGCTCTTGGGTTGGTATTCACCAAAGAAGGGCACCGCATGGGCAATAAAATGGCCAGCGGCGCCTTTATTGCGCGCCACGGATCATGGAACCGCAAACCGCCATCGGGATATGATGTCGTCTATGTGGAGTTTGATGCTCTTGGCAATCCGATTGGCAAACCGGTTACTGTTCTCGGCGGGTTCCTGAATGACGATGGCACCACCAAAGGCCGCCCGACATGGGTGGAGTGGGCCTCTGACGGATCGCTGCTTGTATCGGATGATACCGCCGGAATTATCTGGCGTGCTGTTGCGCCGGATGCAGATGCGGGTGAAGGGATCGTACAGATATCAGGGAAATCTTTGCCGCCGCAGCGCGAATTGCGTGATCCACGCGCCAGTTTCGAAGAAGATTACCTGCGTCGTCAGGCCGGACAGGCCATCGAGTAACCCTTTGGGGGCGCACGCAGGTAAGGGGATATTATCGCACGGTTTTTCCGGCCTTGCCGGCGAGATCGACGACATATTGCCACGCTGCGCGACCTGACCTTTGACCGCGTCCCATAGCCCAGGCGAGCGCGTCTTCCTCGGCAAAACTGAGGCCGAGCGGATCGGCATAGGCCCGGACAATGCTGATATAATCTTGCTTTCCGCATGGATGAAATCCCACCGACAATCCGAACCTGTCGGCCAACGCCAGCTTATCATCGATCGCATCGCGCATGTTCAGCGCGCTATCACCGCTATCGGGGTCCTGTTCTTTTGCCTGTCGGGCGAGGATCGCTCTGCGGTTTGAAGTTACCGCCAATCGGCAATTGGCAGAGCGCGCTTCAACCCCGCCTTCGAGCCAGCTGCGCAATCGGCGCGGGCCGACGGTGTCATCTTCGGCAAAGCCAAGATCGTCGATAAAAATCACAAACTGTCTTTTCACGGGCGAAAGCGCGTCAAACAGCTGCGGCAAAGAAGACAACGCATCGGGTGCAACCTGAACCAGGCCGAGGGCCATGGGCGCTTCAACCTGAACCTGTTTTACCACGCCGCGCAAAAGGGCTGATTTTCCCATCCCGCGCGCGCCCCACAACAACATGTCGTGCGCGGCATATCCCCGGGCAAGCCGGTGGATGTTATCATAGACAAGGCTTTTTTGCGGATCGATTGCCTGCAATTGATCAAGGCGCGGCGCTTCGATCGCAGACAATCTGCGCGCTGATTGTCCATCCCAGACATAGGCCGGGTGCGTTTGCCAATCGGCCGCCGCCGCGGGCGCAGGGGCGAGCCTTTCCAAAGCCCGCGCTATCCGTTCAAGAGGATCTGTGGGATCACTCACCAGAGTTTCGCACTCAACCGGCGAGGCTGGAGCTGGGGATGGAGTAAAGCAGATCTGATCCGCCGATTGCTCCGGCTTTCAGGCCGTGGGCCTCCGGTACAATCCGGTCGATGAAGAACCGCGCCGTAACCGGCTTTGTTTCTGCCAGCGAAGGCGCTGCGCCGCCGGCCACCGCTTTGACCTGTTTCATCAATTGCCACCCCGCCACGGCCACTGCGGCCATAGTGCAAAACGGGACGCTACCGGCGAGCCGATCATCGAGGCTGGCTTCGTCACGCATCCAGCGGGCGATATGCGCGCAATCTGTTGCCAGCGCGGCAAGCGTTGTTTCATCGGCGGCATCGCGCGCGATCTCTTCAAACAGGCCAATCATCGCCTCTCCGCCTTCAAGGCCGAGCTTGCGCGTCACCAGATCGGCCGCCTGAATACCGTTGGTGCCTTCATAAATCGGGGCAATGCGCGAATCACGCCAATGCTGTGCTGCACCGGTTTCTTCAACGAACCCCATACCGCCGTGAATCTGAATTCCGATCCCAGCAACTTCGACACCGATATCAGTGCCCCATGCTTTGAGCAGCGGGACGAGGATTTCGGCGCGGTTTCTGGCATCGGTATTGCCAATCGTTCCGCGGTCTACCTGACCGGCGCAATAATACAGGAGCGCACGCGAGCCTTCGGTAAGCGCTTTCATCCGCAGGATCATACGCCGCACATCGGGGTGCTCGATAATCGCCACGGGGTTCTTGTCGGGTGATCCGGCGCGTGCGGACTGGACCCGGTCCGCAGCGTAAGCCACCGCTTGCTGGGTTGCCCGTTCCGCGATCTGGCTGCCTTGGTTGCCGACATTGATGCGTGCATTGTTCATCATCGTGAACATGGCCATCAACCCGCGATTGGGCTCGCCCACGATTTCTCCGATGCATTCGCCATTATCGCCATAGCTCATGACACAAGTGGGCGATGCGTTGATGCCCAGCTTGTGTTCAAGGCTGACGCAGCGCAGATCGTTGCGATTGCCCAGCGAACCATCGTCATTCACGTGATATTTGGGAACAACGAGCAAAGAAATCCCGCGTGACCCTTCTGGTGCATCAGGCAAACGCGCGAGTACCAGGTGGATGATGTTTTCAGCCAGCTCGTGCTCACCCCAGGTGATGTAGATCTTTTGGCCGGTGATGCGGTATTTGCCCGCATGTTCGCCGTCTTCGATCGGGACGGCAGTGGATCGCAATGCGCCCACATCGCTGCCTGCGGCGGGCTCTGTCAGGTTCATTGTGCCCGACCATTTGCCGCTGACCAGATCGGGGAGATACTTTGCCTGCTGATCTTTGCTGCCGTGATGCTCCAACGCTTCGATCGAACCCACAGACAGCATCGGCAGAAGGCAAAATGCCATATTTGCCGCACCAAGATTTTCGAGCACGTTGCAGGACAGCGTAAAGGGCAGGCCCTGCCCCCCATGCGCTTCGGGAGAGGCAATCGCATTCCATCCCTGCTCGACATAGGAATCGTAGGCTTCTTTGAAACCGTCGGGCAATCGCACAACACCATTTTCCAGTTTCGCCCCCTCAAGATCGCCGATCCGGTTAAGCGGGGCAAATTCGCCCGCCGCAAACTGGCCCACACCATCAACGATTGCTTCGACCAAGTCGGGTTCCGCATGGGCGAATTTCTCAGAAGCTGCGATTTCTTCGATCCCTGCATTCACACGGATGGCGAGCAGCTGGTCTTGGGTGGGGGGCGTATAAGGGGTCACGGGCGGGTATCGTCCTGTTTTGGGCGGTGCGAATATATCGGAAAAGCGCGTTTCGCTTGGCAGCGCTTCGTCAAGAATATAGCGACGATCCTATGAGCGGCAAGAACGTTACGGAAGTGGTGCTGGCAGACGCGGCAGGGATTGCGCGGGCTGCGGCGATTCTGGAATCGGGCGGGCTTGTCGCGGTGCCGACCGAGACGGTTTATGGCCTTGCTGCGCGTGCCGATAGCGCGGAGGCCGTGGCCAGGATCTATGCGGCAAAGGGCCGTCCCGATTTCAACCCTCTGATCGTGCATGTGAGGGATGAAGAGCAGGCAAAACAATACGGCGACTTCCCATTGGCAGCGCTGCAATTGGGTGCGCGCCATTGGCCTGGCCCGCTAACGATGGTCGTTCCGCTTCGTGACAATCACGGGCTTGCAAAGGCTGTGACTGCTGGCCTGCCCACAGTCGCACTGCGGGTACCGGCGCATCCGGTGATGCAGGACTTGCTGAAAGCGGTATCGGTTCCGCTCGCTGCGCCATCTGCCAATCGCAGCGGCTTTATAAGTCCAACCAAAGCCAATCACGTGCTGGCTTCGCTTGATGGCCGGATTGACCTCGTGCTTGATGCAGGGCCGGCGCGTTCAGGTGTTGAATCGACCATCGTCGCGGTTCGAGAAGATGGTTCGATCGAGGAGCTTCGGCCCGGCCCAATCGAGTTCGACAAGAACGCCGGATCATCGGGCCGTGATAGATCAATTGAGGCACCCGGACAGCTCGCAAGCCATTACTCGCCCGGCAAACCGGTGCGCCTGAATGCGGCCAACGCTGAGCCTGATGAGTTCTGGATCGGGTTTGGCGGCGATCCTGGCGCCGGTTTTCGTGGCTGCAATCTGTCTTTGGCAGCCGATCTAAATCAAGCAGCCTCGCGCCTATACGATTGCCTGCATCAGGGGGCAGCATCGGATAAACCCCGTATTGCCATCGCGCCGGTACCAAACACCGGAATCGGCCGGGCTATCAATGATCGTTTGCGCCGCGCGGCAACACCGGTCGATTAATCTTCAGGTTCGGGTTCAACCGGAATGGCCGGGGTCAGCGTCTGCATTTCGCGGTAAGTCAATTGCGCCTTGGCGCAGGCACCCCTGTCACCGTCCTGACAATCGCGGAGTTCTTTGCCGTAGCGCCGCTCCAGTTTGCCGAGCTGTTCTTCGCGCTTGCGGATTTCGCGGCCGCGTTTTTCGTCCGCCTCTGACTGGCTGGTCGTGGCCAGATCAACCGCTTTGCTCCCGACCCTTACCGGAGCGGTGACAACATCAGCGACTGCGCCCACGACGCAACCTGAAAGCGAAAGGCCTGCCGCAGCAAGCGTCAAAAATGGAAGTGCGCGCATATAGGAGGCATCATGCGCAGTCCCAGCGGGAATGCAAGCCGGGCAAAGCACTCAGCCCCGATTGGTTTGCCTGCCGATCAATTCTCT
This genomic interval carries:
- the rsmG gene encoding 16S rRNA (guanine(527)-N(7))-methyltransferase RsmG; translated protein: MTALIETEEQARDYVRRMVDQAAYDRLVRFSELLLAENQRQNLISKPSEAQIWQRHFADSAQLLEHVSRETLGKGSDPWLDLGTGAGPPGLIIAVLMPDMPMKLVESRARRVEFLQACVDDLGLENCEVLGDRLERIAPFPASVISARAFAPLDKLLHLSAPFSTKATRYLLPKGRSAAHELNQQKSSIRKMFHVEQSLTDRDAGIIVSA
- a CDS encoding ParA family protein, which encodes MLTIAIANQKGGVGKTTTAINMATAMAATGWRTMLIDLDPQGNASTGMGVSSASRGLSSYDLLVDETPLADTLVGTTIPGLDLVPATQDLSGAEVELVSVEERTARLRRALENHTGHDVCFIDCPPSLGLLTLNALCAADTLLVPLQCEFFALEGLSQLLQTVEQVQQRFNPSLDIIGVALTMYDRRNRLTDQVSDDVRDCLGNLVFETVIPRNVRLSEAPSHGLPALVYDHSCTGSRAYIALARELIGRFPPERKAA
- a CDS encoding ParB/RepB/Spo0J family partition protein; amino-acid sequence: MSKSSERIRFSVPQRSQADKKKKLGKGLGALLGETKREEPLVRNEVTGEPVGQGFASDSALQALPIASIKPLPGNPRKHFDQDALEELAASIAKRGVIQPIIVRPRGSGKYELVAGERRWRAAQKARLHEIPALVRELDDREVMALALIENLQREDLNPVEEARAYQRLADDEGMTQAEIARMVEKSRSHVANTQRLLNLPENVLDLVEGGKLSMGHARALIGHDDASTLAAKAVNDNLSVRQIEKLVRQMAQKASPNGAGAVPTPQGDPAANADIVAVQNHLEEFLGMPVRIQSDADPRTGSISIRYASLDQLDLVCQRLTGGEF
- a CDS encoding GAF domain-containing protein; amino-acid sequence: MYDFKPDDSLETGERYRQLCDAADALTSDEPDAVANMANVAALMWEFLPDLNWAGFYRVGAGKTGQDELILGPFVGRPACIRIPMDKGVCGAAASSGKVQRVDDVHAFPGHIACDAASRSELVVPVLRDGRTIAVIDLDSPEPGRFTAEDAIGLEKLASLLSGRV
- a CDS encoding PQQ-dependent sugar dehydrogenase translates to MAILRKLAIALLVLTLIIGVALFFLTRGDTAEMSVDEVAGTEPILAEPQAEDFPTVQIAKPVGWADGELPEPGEGLSVNRFAEGLEHPRVLYALPNGDVLVTLTRAPKTEGDGEGGIMATLRGWVASYLFSEAGASGESPNQIVLLRDEDGDGAAEKQVVIREEGLDSPSGMSWRDGTLYVANHNAVLAFDYELGSETVSGKGLKLMDLPAGGGHWMRNMEIHPEKNVLYVAVGSVSNIGESGMAVEEGRAMIWEYDLESGSPRQFAVGLRNPNGLDFSPWSGELWTTVNERDMLGSDLVPDYLTNVPIGAQYGWPWLYYKENIDRRVKTPMPAYLMEYTRNPEFALGPHVAALGLVFTKEGHRMGNKMASGAFIARHGSWNRKPPSGYDVVYVEFDALGNPIGKPVTVLGGFLNDDGTTKGRPTWVEWASDGSLLVSDDTAGIIWRAVAPDADAGEGIVQISGKSLPPQRELRDPRASFEEDYLRRQAGQAIE
- a CDS encoding DUF815 domain-containing protein, with protein sequence MSDPTDPLERIARALERLAPAPAAAADWQTHPAYVWDGQSARRLSAIEAPRLDQLQAIDPQKSLVYDNIHRLARGYAAHDMLLWGARGMGKSALLRGVVKQVQVEAPMALGLVQVAPDALSSLPQLFDALSPVKRQFVIFIDDLGFAEDDTVGPRRLRSWLEGGVEARSANCRLAVTSNRRAILARQAKEQDPDSGDSALNMRDAIDDKLALADRFGLSVGFHPCGKQDYISIVRAYADPLGLSFAEEDALAWAMGRGQRSGRAAWQYVVDLAGKAGKTVR
- a CDS encoding acyl-CoA dehydrogenase; its protein translation is MTPYTPPTQDQLLAIRVNAGIEEIAASEKFAHAEPDLVEAIVDGVGQFAAGEFAPLNRIGDLEGAKLENGVVRLPDGFKEAYDSYVEQGWNAIASPEAHGGQGLPFTLSCNVLENLGAANMAFCLLPMLSVGSIEALEHHGSKDQQAKYLPDLVSGKWSGTMNLTEPAAGSDVGALRSTAVPIEDGEHAGKYRITGQKIYITWGEHELAENIIHLVLARLPDAPEGSRGISLLVVPKYHVNDDGSLGNRNDLRCVSLEHKLGINASPTCVMSYGDNGECIGEIVGEPNRGLMAMFTMMNNARINVGNQGSQIAERATQQAVAYAADRVQSARAGSPDKNPVAIIEHPDVRRMILRMKALTEGSRALLYYCAGQVDRGTIGNTDARNRAEILVPLLKAWGTDIGVEVAGIGIQIHGGMGFVEETGAAQHWRDSRIAPIYEGTNGIQAADLVTRKLGLEGGEAMIGLFEEIARDAADETTLAALATDCAHIARWMRDEASLDDRLAGSVPFCTMAAVAVAGWQLMKQVKAVAGGAAPSLAETKPVTARFFIDRIVPEAHGLKAGAIGGSDLLYSIPSSSLAG
- a CDS encoding L-threonylcarbamoyladenylate synthase; protein product: MSGKNVTEVVLADAAGIARAAAILESGGLVAVPTETVYGLAARADSAEAVARIYAAKGRPDFNPLIVHVRDEEQAKQYGDFPLAALQLGARHWPGPLTMVVPLRDNHGLAKAVTAGLPTVALRVPAHPVMQDLLKAVSVPLAAPSANRSGFISPTKANHVLASLDGRIDLVLDAGPARSGVESTIVAVREDGSIEELRPGPIEFDKNAGSSGRDRSIEAPGQLASHYSPGKPVRLNAANAEPDEFWIGFGGDPGAGFRGCNLSLAADLNQAASRLYDCLHQGAASDKPRIAIAPVPNTGIGRAINDRLRRAATPVD